One Haemorhous mexicanus isolate bHaeMex1 chromosome 7, bHaeMex1.pri, whole genome shotgun sequence genomic window, TCATTAGTTCCTTTATGGCATATATCGTTTCAGCAATATTCCATAATAGGTTTGGATACTTGTGAGTAATTTCTAAACCAAAGCTTCCACGTTTACAATTAAAACAGGCAGTGCATGCTGAAGTTATCTGGGTGTAAGCCTGCTGGCTTGATTAACCAAACAAATTTGTGAAGGGCTTATCTTGAGAACCTGGCTTTAAAGAACAATTAGAGCCAGTGTTGTACCTTGGTGAGACAAGTTCATTCCTCCAGCTACCCCCAGCAATGCCCAAAGCGTGGTCAACTTACACATTGCTGCAGTGCTCTGAGGGCCTTGTTTGAGACGGAGGGGATGTGACATGGAGCACTTCTGTCCCCGGCTCAGGGCGACGCCGGTGTCACGGGCAGGAAGATCATCGTGGACACCTACGGCGGCTGGGGCGCGCACGGCGGCGGGGCCTTCTCTGGCAAGGACTACACCAAGGTGGACAGGTCGGCCGCCTACGCCGCCCGCTGGGTGGCCAAGTCCCTGGTGAAAGCTGGGCTCTGCCGCCGTGTCCTGGTTCAGGTATGGTTGCTGAGGGTGCTGCTTCTCTCAAAACCGTTCTCCCGTTCTCCGTTCTCCCATGGCACGAGCCACCGTAGTAGAAGTGGTCTTGGTGATGGTTTTGTGGCGAAAGGAAGACTTGATGCTTGGTTCAAGCCCACTGTAATGTCACTCATAACCAGTGGGCTTCTTGAAACTGAAACTTTGCATTTATCTTTCTGGCTATTTTATTGGCTATTTTCCTGTATATTTGTTGAGCCCTCAACCCTCTGACACTCACTGTCATTGAAATGAGCACAGGGTGACTGGATAATGAGGGAGAAAGTAGTCCAGAGGCCTCAGCattttcaaagttttcttttttctacaaATACAGATTGTGCAAACATGAGAAGTGAAGGGGAGGCCTTAGTTTTCACAAGATGATTCATAAATTAATGCTTTCTTCTGCCGCCCACTGTTGCCCCAAGGTGCTGTGTTTATTGGCTGACTAAGgcaccttttttccccacaggtTTCCTATGCCATTGGGGTTGCTCATCCACTGTCTATTTCACTGTTCACTTACGGAACTTCccaaaaaacagagaaagagcTGCTGGACATTGTGCACAAAAACTTTGATCTTCGGCCTGGAGTCATTGTCAGGTAAAGAAAcatacagaaaggaaaatatccCAGTAGTTGCATCCAAGAAATGATTTCTTGCAAAATCTTCAGCTGTTACTGAAGGTTTGGCTTTCTATAGAGTATGGAAGTCAAATACAACAACTTTTGCATTCCAAGAACTTTAAGTTACTTTGCTCTGATAAAAAAGGTGTCTTTTGGTTTACCAAAGGATTTTAagattatttcatattttccatttaataGTAGTTTTCATGAAGTATCTTAATATgaaaaatttttccttctttttattatACACACAGGGATCTGGATTTAAAAAAGCCCATTTACCAGAAGACTGCATGTTATGGTCACTTTGGAAGACAGGAATTCTCATGGGAAGTGCCTAAAAAACTCGTGTTTTGACATTAGTGACATGTCACTTATAAAACTAGAAAGGAAGACCACTAATGATGAGGATGCTTCTGAAAATCAAATTTGACAGCTTTATATTCAACATAAGgaattttagattttaaaaggaaagaaagaaaaggttattttcttggaaattgattttttttaaccctcAGTGTCTTTCATTATCTAAGATATAATGGACAGAGtctgtttttttaatcagcatAAGACAGCAAAATACAGTTTACTTTTAACTGCTTCTCTGTTGGTTCTTTGGATACAGACTGTGACTCAGGTACTCAACCCAAAAGCTGAACCTCAAACCTTTGATGGGCAAAGGTGAAGATGACTTTCCCAACTCTGACTAAGGATCAGCAGATCTGTTGCTTCTGATTAGACAATGGGAAATTCCAGGGTCCAATTTCCTTACTGGAGTTAGCAATGCATACAGCTGGGGGCTGCTTTGATGGGAGAAGGCTGAATAGCACCTAACAGTATCTCTGCCTCTTTTATAAAAGATGTTAACCTATGTGTAATATTTAAATCACCTTCAGTGCAGATGTGCTGTTACTGTCGCGTTTCAATTACCTGTGTTTTTGAAACATAAGTGCTCTCCTATGACACAACAATCATagaataaaaagctttttcctacCATGTATGTAAAGGTGTAtctttttctatatttttttaatgctgctgCAAAATGGTCCATCTCAAGTCAGCTGCTTCTACTCTTGCAGGAATTTAGTTTACCAACATAATtgaattttatttgatttttaaattgttaCATACATTTCCCTGTTAATACGTGTATGATCACTCTTTAGTCCTTGTGATTAATGGAAATTCAGTGAAAAAGTAttagatttttatttgtaaCTCTTAGGTAGTGAGACCACGATCGTCTTCCGTGATAGTTTTTTTGTCAGTAGGCAACAACTTAATCCTCCAATGCGAGGGTTGCCTGTGTACGGCCCCAAGAGGGACTTTAAGCTTTCAGCCAGCATTCTGAGAAATCTGCGCTGGAGAAGTGCTGCCACCCCGTGTTTATCTCCTAAATAAATGTCTTCATACAGCGCCTCCCGAGCAGATGTGGTGGTGGAAAGAAAGCGCCTGTGATgaacattaaagaaaaagctgCCATTTATTCCTTTCAAGTATGTCCCAAACACAATTTCTATCTAGTCAAGCCAGAGGTCTCTCCACGTTTATTAATTATGCTAATGTGCTCTGTGTAAGTTGAGATAAACAGGTTTATGTGTAGCTTCTGATCTCCCAAGAACTTACCACATTAATCAGTGGGCCTTGTTGGGTACCCACCTGGGtacattttggaaggaaaatatcTTAAAGACCACTGCATCTTAGAGAATGAGTTGGCAAAGATTTCCCAGGGACTGCTTTCCTAGCTGCATATTGCTTATCTTCCAAGGAATATGGAATATGTGTGTGTCAGCATCAGCAAGGTAAGCTGTTTGGAGCTCCGGGTCATAATGTAGTACACTACAACCAGCAGAAGTAAGTGGATgcaaaattaacaaaaacaaattaataaaaaattaaataaaataatttataattaattaagaaataaataaatgtgtttcACAACATGACATGAAAATAGAAAGTCCGTGCTCAACAAAAAGAAACACCTGCAGACAGACAAAAGGTGGTGACAGTAACAACCACTAAAGGTTTGTTGGAGAGGAGggtggtgtgtgtgtgcccagctggTTGGCAGGAAGGTGAGGCTGGCCCGAGGCTTGGAGTGTGTGCAGATGTGTGACAGGCTCTCAGCTGAAAGGCTGTGACTCTGAACTCTGCATTTCGCATATGGGTCAGGCACACCCCTAGGAAAATTGGATTAATCTGCTAGTAAATGTGTAGGGTAGAAAAGGTGGAACTTTTGTGGCAATTTTGCTACCTATTCAGCTCTTACCATAAATTGATTTAGGCACATGAGGTTCAtggcttcattaaaaaaaaaaaaaaaaaagaaattagcaAAATTCTGGATGCTACAGGATACAGACCATAGACCTTTGGTTCAAATCTGTTGTCACTTGGTGTTCTGAGCTTTCTCTTGGAGCATGACATACAAGTTAAGGCATTATTATGTCTACTTTATCAAagtaagtgtgtgtgtgtgtgtgtgtgtgtgtgagagagagagagagaggcaaaCACAGACAGATGGGGAGGTGGTGAGAGAGCCAGAGCATGCAAGAATGTGCATACACTAAACATGTTTACAGTAACCAGTTAATCTGAAAATTTCCCcgtggagctggcagcagcagagccagtcTGCCTCAGTGCCCTAACGAGGACATGCCCTTGCGGTCCCCCCTGTTCTGGCAAGCTCTCTTGGGCTTCCCAGCAAGTGGGGCCATGAGTGCCTCCCCCTAATCCCtgatcccagcagtgctggggagtgAGGCACAGGGTAAACAGCCAgccacacacaggcacacagctccgTGCCTGACTGCAGGGCTTTTGCTCTTAGGCACCACAAGCAGCAAGTGGTCTCCTGCAGAGAGAAATGTTCggctcctgcctcccctggAAAACACTGTTTGTTCTAAGTTTAGCAGTTCTTTTTGCAGGTAAGATGGTCTTGAATATGAATAACAATTATTTAAATAGGGCTGTCTTAGAGAAATGAAGGGCCTGCTTGGGAACCCAGCCCGGAGTGGCCCCAAACAGGTGCTCACATTGCTGTTTCCAACAAATCAATATTTGTACAGATTATTCCGAATTGAGCCCTGATCACTTCAGGTATACAAGCTCGTACGAGGACTGTGGGATGGGATAGAAGCAGGGTAGAGGGAGAGTTCCTCTGCACAAGTGGTATTTGGGGTTTGTTCATGTGTCAGGAGAGACTATGACCTAGCTAAGTACCTGCTTCTGCTCGTCTTTTAGACTTTACCGAAATCCGAGTTTTTGCCGATCGAAGCGAATGCAAAAGTGCAACCATAGATGATGTGAATGGGAGTCTCAAGGTGAGAGGCTGGCTGACCAGGGTCTGTTCTGCACCCACCTCCTGTGCTGGTGGGCTCCTGCCGTGTCTGCCTGCTCGGGCTGGGCAAGCACAACCCGTGTGCTGCTTTGGCAATGTACAAAGTACGCGCTGGGGGTGGGGAGCCACCCGCACGAGCAGGAAAGCATTAGTGTCATCTGACTTACCACAGCTTTGCTCCTGCTACTGCTAGTCCAAAAAGCGTCCTTGTAGATATGTTTTCCAGTTTGGCCCTGCTCCAGATATATAAAGTGGCTTGAAGGTATGCAATATAGTGAGATAAATAACAGTAGCTACCTAGACATACATGAGCTTCTTTATTTACATATGTTCACAGATAGGTTACTTCTAAAGCTCCAAAGTATTTCCTTTTCAACTTAGACTTTTTATCCCCTATCTCCACagaaattttcaaaatgcttgCCTGAAATGATTGCCAAGGGTGAGAAAGCTTCAATCAATTTCCTGGCATGGACACTGCAAGAAACTCTTGATCTGCTGCGCCCTGTTCAGGAGCAATGTGAGGCCCCTCCTGACCAGCCCCTTTGCTGGGTGTTAAACTaagtggcagagcaggagcacaaaGGAAACTTTTTCTACTACAGAATGAACCAAGTGTCTGCATTTCTTTAGGGGAGGAGGAGCATAATACAAAAGAAGTCTCAGCAACAGGGAGCACTGGGAttggagagcagcacaaagaGGGGGTCCCGCTGTCCCTGTAGCCCCAGCActggtgctgagcagcagcacaatcacagggccagcagggcctgctctgccctccaaCCAGAGCCTCTGGGCTGTCTTGGAGCTGGCATGCCAGTCATATTATTCCAGGAATATTTGGATAATTTTGGCCACAATAGCACTGAATGTCAGCGCTGTGAATGCAAATGCCACAGTGAGCTGCCTCTAAAGCTTAACTGGGGCTGACTCTGTAGTCACAGGGACAAGTGAAGGAAAAATTCAGTGGATgtggacaaaaaaacccaaaaaaaagtggggggatgaaaaaattttaaacaagCAAAAATGCTTGCTTTGATGATGCCAGCTGGTGGAGACAGGTCAATGAATTTGCTTGGGAAGGGGAAGCTTTTATGCCCACTTTCACTCTGATGTATTGTTTTCTtgctccctttcttttttctttttatccacCCAAAAGTTTGCAAGCAGCTACCTCCATGCCCTCGCCCAGTGGCCCCAAAAAACGGGGGGCTGGTGTGTGTGACCATTGACAACACTCAGTACTGCAAACCCATGTGCAACAAGGTAACATTCCTGCCTTATATATCGCTGCATCCTTTACAACTGCTTATTGGTAAAGCCTGATTTTGCTTGCTATACTTTGTTTTATatccctcagggctgggagaggtTGTAGTGTTTGTGTTTGCCTGCCCTGACTCTTTCTTCCCCTGGCAGCCACCATGACATGGCCTCAGAcagtgtttgtttattttctccccaCCCCTGTTTCCCAAGGGTTATGACTTCCAGttcctcaggagcagcaggctgtaTGAAGAGTGTGGCAATGCCACGGGGTTCTCCTGGACCACTCAGCTTGTTGGGGAAAAGGCACTGGCAGTCTGCAACCGTGAGTGCTCCTCAGATAGGTCTGCTGATGGGGACACAAGGCTTCCTCTCTTTTGTTCAAAAAAAtagcaggaaagaaaagtaaGCTTTTTGTGACAGCCTTGTCATGTGTGACACGGTGAGAGCCAGTGCTGAGCTGGCAAACTGATGAGCAAGAAAACACATTGGCTATAATACTCTCCCGAAGGCACTGCTATTGCAACTTGGGGTACCAAATATGGCATTTATGCAAATGTTTGTGGGAGGATGgacctgtttttttaaaaaacagtgaaTGGGTATCACCACAACACGAGCCCCATGTTGCACAAGAGTTGTGTGACCCGCTGGACAGACTGCCATAGGACATAAAACTGTTTATCTTGCAACAATAGTTGAAGAATCTCAGCAAATTGGCCAACACCTGTATGTACACTCAATgaagcccagcagctgggccCCAGCCAGCAGCGCTGCCATCTTCATGGCAGCCCAGGGACTGTAAGGCTGCTCCCATTGTGTCCATTGCTCAGTCTGTGACCCAAAGCAGGCTCTATGACTGTGTTGTTACTGccctaatttaaaaataaatgtgcatGTAGATACACAAAAAGGCCACTCTACCTCTCCTATGcttaatggaaaatattttactgtcgACAGTGCCTAGTTGCTAGAGCAGTTGCTAGTTGTTTTCCAAGGCTTAATAAAAGCAAGCAATCATCTGGGCACTCTTATTCCAACTTGGAGAGTTTAGTTTAGAAAATTGGAATGCCAGCCCATGTTCAAATATCAGGGCAAAGCTAAGCTAAGTGAATTCAgctgcttatttatttatttgtttgtttgtttgtcatctttgatcttttccagcctccgAGGTGGCCATCAGTGGAGCTAAATCTGCCTATTTCCCCAGCAACAGCACCTGTGTGCACACTCTTGCCTTCCCTGAggctcaggcagagcagctgaacaTCTTCCTTCAGGAGATGGCCGAGCATGGCATCGACGCCTCCGGCCGGGACCCGGGGGCAGACTGCGTCACCTGTGGTTACTGACAgcagcctgagcacagccagcctctGGCTGCACtcgggcagcagcagcagcagagcagtgaaatCATGGCTAGCACGTGCAAACACACAGCTTTTATTTAGATAAAGGTCGGGAGATCGTAGCCATGACCGCAGCTTTGGGGTACGGACATGTAGGCTAAATCTAATCCCGCAGCTCATGGCAAGAGTTTCAAAGGAAGAAGACCACTTTTATGGATGTAATTTGTCTAGCTGGAATtaagtaagatttttttaacagttttttaATGGATACCTTCCTATTGGCTTAACTTCTTCAGGATCTCTGCAGATAGTGATAACACTGAGTGTTGTCAGAAATT contains:
- the LOC132329795 gene encoding uncharacterized protein LOC132329795, with the protein product MFGSCLPWKTLFVLSLAVLFADFTEIRVFADRSECKSATIDDVNGSLKKFSKCLPEMIAKGEKASINFLAWTLQETLDLLRPVQEQFCKQLPPCPRPVAPKNGGLVCVTIDNTQYCKPMCNKGYDFQFLRSSRLYEECGNATGFSWTTQLVGEKALAVCNPSEVAISGAKSAYFPSNSTCVHTLAFPEAQAEQLNIFLQEMAEHGIDASGRDPGADCVTCGY